The Euzebyales bacterium nucleotide sequence CAGCAGCAGCCGCCGGCTGCCGTCGAAGTGCCAGCGCGCCACGCCGTTGCGCGGCCGCTTCGCCTTCGACGTGTCCGGACGCAGGCGCCCGCCCTGCATCAGATGGACGACGAAGGTCACCTCCTCGACGTCGAGCAGCAGGTGCTTGCCGCGGGCGCCGACACGCCGCAGCTCGTGGCCGTGCGCCGACTCCGGAGGCGGCGCGTAGGTCTTGAGCGCGGTGAACGACAGCGGCTCGAACCGGTCGAGCCGGTGGCCCGACAGATCCGCCGTCAGGCGTTCGGCGTGCGCCGTGATCTCCGGTAGCTCCGGCACGCGATCCTCCTCGTTGTCCTCGTCCGGCGGCACCGCCTTGCGCACCTGAGAAATCTGGCGCGAAGGTTGCACCACACGTCTACACTTCGCGCTTGGTCTGAACCGCCACCGACCGCACGGGGTGTCTTCCATTGAGCGACACGGTCTGGCTCTCCCAGTCTGCCTACGATCAGCTGCGGGCGGAACTCGACCACCTGAAGACCACCGGTCGGGAGGAGGCCGCGCAGGCCATCAGGGCGGCGCGCGCCCACGGTGACCTGCGCGAGAACGCCGAGTACGACACGGCGAAGGAGGAGCAGGGCAAGATGGAGGCCCGCATCCGCCAGCTCGAGGACATGCTGTCCCGGGCCCAGGTCGGATCGGCCCCCACCGGTGACGTCGTGGTCGGCGGCAGCGTGGTCACCACGGTCGACGAGGACGGTGACGAGGAGACCTACCTCGTCGGCAGCCGCGAGGACCGGACGACC carries:
- the greA gene encoding transcription elongation factor GreA, with the protein product MSDTVWLSQSAYDQLRAELDHLKTTGREEAAQAIRAARAHGDLRENAEYDTAKEEQGKMEARIRQLEDMLSRAQVGSAPTGDVVVGGSVVTTVDEDGDEETYLVGSREDRTTGLTVISPDSPLGRALMGARVGDEVQYQAPAGLFTVRVTGVRGLEERV